One part of the Longimicrobium sp. genome encodes these proteins:
- a CDS encoding MATE family efflux transporter, whose translation MSRMAFLNARLRASPGALPWRPRAAAAPGRRRRGILFAHEAGRLLRLAGPIVVSQLAAIGMTLTDTLMVAPLGPEALAGVAVAASFHIVTIVLCTGTVLGMGPLVSQAFGAGDRAECRRVLVQGLWVAALLALPITAVTAAGRPLAHLLGQAPAVADGAGDFLLALSGGVAPTLFFVAFRQYLEGMGITRVAMVLSFLGLVVNALGDWALIYGVPGVVAPLGVMGSGLATTLVRWCMLAALVVYMARRADLTPFGRESLRPVWARIRRIVSIGVPVGATMAAEVGIFALAAVMMGWLGAVQLAAHQVTMNLASGTFMVGAGVSLGGSIRVGHHIGARNPRAVRRAVLVTYGLSLGFMGLCAVLFLAVPEALIGLFTKDPGVVAYGAQLLFMAALFQVFDGAQVTGLMVLRAAADTRAPMLLTVVGYWAVGLPVAYLLGFHTPLRHVGIWTGLVASLMVVSVLLAWRVRRVIWRRPLAYSIAPAPRAEAPEAALAMGD comes from the coding sequence ATGTCGCGCATGGCTTTCCTGAACGCGAGGCTCCGGGCCTCGCCCGGCGCCCTTCCCTGGCGCCCCCGCGCCGCGGCCGCCCCGGGCCGGCGGCGGCGCGGGATCCTCTTCGCGCACGAGGCCGGGCGGCTCCTGCGCCTGGCCGGCCCGATCGTCGTGAGCCAGCTCGCGGCGATCGGGATGACCCTCACCGACACGCTGATGGTGGCCCCGCTGGGGCCCGAGGCGCTGGCGGGCGTGGCGGTGGCCGCCTCGTTCCACATCGTCACCATCGTGCTGTGCACCGGCACGGTGCTGGGGATGGGGCCGCTGGTGAGCCAGGCGTTCGGCGCCGGCGACCGCGCCGAGTGCCGCCGCGTGCTGGTGCAGGGACTCTGGGTGGCCGCGCTCCTGGCGCTGCCGATCACGGCGGTGACGGCCGCGGGCCGGCCGCTGGCGCACCTGCTCGGGCAGGCGCCCGCGGTGGCCGACGGCGCGGGCGACTTCCTGCTGGCCCTGTCGGGCGGCGTGGCGCCCACGCTGTTCTTCGTGGCCTTCCGGCAGTACCTGGAGGGGATGGGGATCACGCGCGTGGCCATGGTCCTCTCCTTCCTGGGGCTCGTCGTCAACGCGCTGGGCGACTGGGCGCTGATCTACGGCGTCCCCGGCGTGGTCGCGCCGCTGGGGGTGATGGGGTCGGGGCTCGCCACCACGCTGGTGCGCTGGTGCATGCTGGCCGCGCTGGTCGTCTACATGGCCCGGCGGGCGGACCTCACCCCCTTCGGGCGCGAGAGCCTCAGGCCGGTGTGGGCGCGCATCCGCCGCATCGTCTCGATCGGCGTGCCGGTGGGGGCCACCATGGCGGCCGAGGTGGGGATCTTCGCGCTCGCCGCCGTGATGATGGGGTGGCTGGGCGCGGTGCAGCTCGCCGCGCACCAGGTGACCATGAACCTGGCCTCGGGCACCTTCATGGTGGGCGCGGGGGTCAGCCTGGGCGGGTCGATCCGGGTGGGGCACCACATCGGCGCCCGGAACCCGCGGGCGGTCCGGCGGGCGGTGCTGGTCACCTACGGGCTCAGCCTGGGCTTCATGGGCCTGTGCGCCGTGCTGTTCCTGGCCGTTCCCGAGGCGCTGATCGGCCTCTTCACGAAGGACCCGGGGGTGGTGGCCTACGGCGCGCAGCTGCTCTTCATGGCCGCGCTCTTCCAGGTGTTCGACGGGGCGCAGGTCACCGGGCTGATGGTGCTGCGCGCCGCCGCCGACACCCGCGCGCCGATGCTGCTCACCGTGGTCGGCTACTGGGCGGTGGGGCTGCCGGTGGCGTACCTGCTCGGCTTCCACACCCCGCTGCGGCACGTGGGGATCTGGACCGGGCTGGTGGCGTCGCTGATGGTGGTGAGCGTGCTGCTCGCCTGGCGCGTGCGCCGGGTGATCTGGCGGCGCCCCCTGGCGTACTCCATCGCCCCTGCGCCTCGCGCCGAAGCGCCGGAGGCCGCGCTGGCGATGGGCGACTAA